ATACTGCTGGCCGCAGAACTCGCAGCCAACCTCGACCGAACCACGCTCGTCGACGATGTCCTGCACTTCTTCCTCGCCCAAGCCCTTGAGCATCGCGCTCACGCGATCGCGGCTGCACGAGCACGCAAAGCGGGGGCCGTCCACACCCTGCTGCGGCACGAAACGCAGCAGCTTTTCTTCCCAGAACAGGCGGCGCAGGATGGTGTCGACATCCAGCGTCAGCAGTTCGTCCCGCGTCAGGCTGGCAGCCAGCGTGGAGATGCGGTTGTAATCCTCGTTCGCATCCATCTGGTCGCCGTCGGACTCCAGATTCTTCGCTGCATCCAGGTTGGCCTCGCCCTTCACCGGCATGCGCTGGATCAGCAGGCCTGCCGCCACCTCGTCATTGGCGGCCAGCACCAACGTGGTGTCGAGCTGCTCGGAGTTGCGCATGTATTGCTGCAGCACGTCGCTCAGCTTTTCGAGCTTCTGGCCGTTCTCGCCGTTGAGCGGAACAATGCCTTGATACGGACGCTGACCCGGCATGCGTTTCTGGGGATCGAGCGTGATCGCGCAGCGGCCATTGCCGTTCACGTTGACCAGCGAGGACAGACTCGTCATGTCTTCGGTCAGGTCGCCGGGGATGGTCGCGGTCGCGCGCAGGCTCAGGTCGGACTGCACCTCGACCACCGACAGCTTCACCGGGCCATCGCCCTGAATCTGAAACACCAGCGCGCCGTTGAACTTGATGTTGGATTGCATGAGCACGCCGGCAGCCGCCATCTCGCCGAGCAGCTCGCGCACGGCGGGCATGTAGTTGCCGGTTTCGGAGTTGGCCGCGCGACGACGCAGGATTTCGGTCCACGCATCGGTGAGCCGCACGATCATGCCGCGCACTGGCAGCCCATCAAAAAGAAACTTGTGTAATTCCGACACTGAAAGCTTTCAAAACACCATTGAGGCACGACCGCAAAGAGCCATGCCCCATGCATGCATCAACCAATCTTGCGCAACCCCTTCTTGAAGCGGTGCGCGTTTTCCACGTAATGTCGCGCGCTGCGGCGCAACCCCTCGATCTGCTCGGGCGAGAGCTGCTTGACCACCTTGGCGGGGCTGCCCAGGATCATCGAGCCATCGGGAAATTCCTTTCCTTCGGTCACCAGCGATCCCGCGCCGACCAGGCAGTTCTTGCCGATCTTCGCGTTGTTGAGCACCACCGCGCCAATGCCGATCAGCGTCTCGTCGCCAATCGTGCAGCCATGCAGCATGACCTGATGGCCCACCGTCACGTTCGCACCGATCACCAGCGGCACGCCGCGATCGGCATGCAGCACGCTGGCGTCCTGGATATTGGTGCCTGCGCCGATGGTGATCTTGTCCGTGTCGCCACGCACCACGGTGCCGAACCACACGCTCGCATCTTCGCCCAGCACCACATCGCCCAGCACCTGCGCGCTGTCGGCAATCCATGCCGAATCCGGCACGATCGGCGCCACTCCATCCAATTCATAAACTGCCATGGTGCTTGTCTCCTTTGTATATCTCGCGAAAACCGTGAGGGAAAACCTAGAATTGTAGGGATGGAGTTACGCCAACGAGCATTGCAGGTCTTGTGCATCACGGACCCCGAAGAGAAATCCGCCGCTGCGCTGGATATGTATGCGCACTCTGCGCAATTTTCAATAGACGCGGCCGCAGCGCTTGTCGTGCCCGCAGGCATCGAGCTGCCCGGCCACCCCGAAAAGCCCCCGCTGCTGCGCCACACCGAGGTCGCCCGCCGCTCCCCGGCCACGCCCGAGGGCCGGGCGGTGCTGATGCATGCGATCGCTCACATTGAATTCAACGCCATCAATCTGGCGCTCGACGCGATCTGGCGATTTCCCGACATGCCCGAGCCGTTCTATCGGGACTGGCTGCAAGTCGCTGGCGAGGAAGCCAAGCACTTTCGCTTGCTGCGCGACCACCTGCGCACCATGGGGCGCGACTACGGCGACTTCCCAGCGCATCAGGGTCTCTGGACGATGTGCGAAAAAACGGCAGGCGACATCGTCGCGCGCATGGCGCTGGTGCCACGGACGCTCGAGGCGCGTGGTTTGGATGCCACACCGCTGATTCAGAAAAAACTGCGGAACATCGGCGCTTCGGACGCGCTGGCCGCCGTGGACATCCTCGACATCATCCTCAACGAAGAAATTGGCCACGTCGCGATTGGTAACCATTGGTATCGTTGGTTGTGCAACCGTGACAGCC
This genomic stretch from Diaphorobacter sp. HDW4B harbors:
- a CDS encoding Hsp33 family molecular chaperone HslO — translated: MSELHKFLFDGLPVRGMIVRLTDAWTEILRRRAANSETGNYMPAVRELLGEMAAAGVLMQSNIKFNGALVFQIQGDGPVKLSVVEVQSDLSLRATATIPGDLTEDMTSLSSLVNVNGNGRCAITLDPQKRMPGQRPYQGIVPLNGENGQKLEKLSDVLQQYMRNSEQLDTTLVLAANDEVAAGLLIQRMPVKGEANLDAAKNLESDGDQMDANEDYNRISTLAASLTRDELLTLDVDTILRRLFWEEKLLRFVPQQGVDGPRFACSCSRDRVSAMLKGLGEEEVQDIVDERGSVEVGCEFCGQQYRYDAVDAKQLFTEPEKQPPGSRNIQ
- a CDS encoding gamma carbonic anhydrase family protein; amino-acid sequence: MAVYELDGVAPIVPDSAWIADSAQVLGDVVLGEDASVWFGTVVRGDTDKITIGAGTNIQDASVLHADRGVPLVIGANVTVGHQVMLHGCTIGDETLIGIGAVVLNNAKIGKNCLVGAGSLVTEGKEFPDGSMILGSPAKVVKQLSPEQIEGLRRSARHYVENAHRFKKGLRKIG
- a CDS encoding ferritin-like domain-containing protein, with the translated sequence MELRQRALQVLCITDPEEKSAAALDMYAHSAQFSIDAAAALVVPAGIELPGHPEKPPLLRHTEVARRSPATPEGRAVLMHAIAHIEFNAINLALDAIWRFPDMPEPFYRDWLQVAGEEAKHFRLLRDHLRTMGRDYGDFPAHQGLWTMCEKTAGDIVARMALVPRTLEARGLDATPLIQKKLRNIGASDALAAVDILDIILNEEIGHVAIGNHWYRWLCNRDSLEPHAHFVALTAQYEAPRPKPPLNEAARRKAGFTDEELLWLNP